Proteins co-encoded in one Fusobacterium sp. DD2 genomic window:
- the nusG gene encoding transcription termination/antitermination protein NusG encodes MEKTVVKRWFMIHTYSGYEKKVKTDLEQKIETLGMGDIVTKILVPEEETVEEVRGKMKTVARKLFPGYVMLEMVATREESNEGINYKVDSEAWYVVRNTNGVTGFVGVGSDPIPMEEDEVRHIFDLIGYDVPEEEKQIREVVKVDFAVGDYVRILDESFAGQEGKVVEIDMEQKKVKVMIEMFGRMTPAELDFDNVQKA; translated from the coding sequence TCTGGGTATGAAAAAAAAGTAAAAACAGACCTTGAACAGAAAATAGAGACTCTTGGAATGGGAGATATCGTAACTAAGATTCTTGTTCCTGAAGAGGAGACAGTAGAAGAAGTAAGAGGGAAGATGAAAACTGTTGCCAGAAAGTTATTTCCTGGATATGTAATGCTTGAAATGGTAGCTACAAGAGAGGAAAGTAACGAAGGAATTAACTATAAAGTTGATTCTGAAGCTTGGTATGTTGTAAGAAACACAAACGGTGTTACAGGTTTCGTCGGAGTTGGATCTGACCCTATCCCTATGGAAGAAGACGAAGTTAGACATATATTTGATCTAATTGGATACGATGTTCCAGAGGAAGAAAAACAGATCAGAGAAGTTGTAAAAGTAGACTTTGCCGTTGGTGACTATGTAAGAATTCTTGATGAATCATTTGCAGGTCAGGAAGGTAAAGTGGTAGAAATAGATATGGAACAAAAGAAAGTTAAAGTAATGATAGAGATGTTCGGAAGAATGACTCCAGCAGAACTTGACTTTGACAATGTTCAAAAGGCATAA
- the rplA gene encoding 50S ribosomal protein L1 — protein sequence MAKHRGKKYLEMAKLIETGKLYDVQEALELVLKTKTAKFNETVEVALRLGVDPRHAEQQVRGTVVLPHGTGKTVRILAITSGENIEKALAAGADYAGAEEYIEKIQQGWLDFDIVIATPDMMPKIGRLGRILGTKGLMPNPKSGTVTPNVADAVKEFKKGKLAFRVDKLGSIHVPIGKADFPFEKIEENFKTFMGQINRLKPATSKGQYLRTVAVSLTMGPGVKMDPALVAKYVG from the coding sequence ATGGCAAAACATAGAGGAAAAAAATACTTAGAAATGGCTAAGTTAATAGAAACAGGAAAACTTTATGATGTACAAGAAGCTTTAGAATTAGTTCTAAAGACTAAAACAGCTAAATTCAACGAAACTGTTGAAGTAGCATTAAGACTTGGAGTAGACCCAAGACATGCTGAACAACAAGTTAGAGGTACAGTTGTATTACCTCACGGAACTGGTAAAACAGTTAGAATCCTAGCTATTACATCAGGAGAAAACATTGAAAAGGCTTTAGCAGCAGGTGCAGATTATGCAGGAGCTGAAGAGTATATAGAAAAAATTCAACAAGGATGGCTAGATTTCGATATCGTTATAGCTACTCCAGACATGATGCCTAAGATCGGAAGACTAGGAAGAATATTAGGAACTAAAGGTTTAATGCCTAACCCTAAATCAGGAACTGTAACTCCAAACGTTGCAGATGCAGTTAAAGAATTTAAAAAAGGTAAATTAGCTTTCAGAGTTGACAAATTAGGATCAATTCACGTACCAATCGGTAAAGCTGACTTCCCATTTGAAAAAATCGAAGAAAACTTCAAAACTTTCATGGGACAAATCAACAGATTAAAACCAGCTACTTCTAAAGGACAATACCTAAGAACTGTAGCAGTATCATTAACAATGGGACCTGGAGTAAAAATGGACCCTGCGTTAGTAGCAAAATATGTTGGATAA
- the rplK gene encoding 50S ribosomal protein L11, which produces MAKEVIQIIKLQLPAGKANPAPPVGPALGAHGVNIMEFCKAFNAKTQDKSGWIIPVEISVYDDRSFTFILKTPPASDLLKKAAGIKTAAKNSKTEVAGQITTAKLREIAETKMPDLNAASVEAAMRIIAGSARSMGIKIVD; this is translated from the coding sequence ATGGCAAAAGAAGTAATTCAAATTATAAAACTACAATTACCAGCAGGAAAGGCTAACCCAGCTCCACCAGTTGGACCAGCATTAGGAGCTCACGGAGTTAACATCATGGAATTCTGTAAAGCTTTCAATGCAAAAACTCAAGATAAATCAGGATGGATAATCCCAGTTGAAATTTCTGTATATGACGACAGAAGCTTCACATTTATACTAAAAACTCCACCTGCATCAGACTTATTAAAGAAAGCAGCAGGAATTAAAACAGCAGCTAAGAACTCAAAAACAGAAGTTGCTGGACAAATTACAACAGCTAAATTAAGAGAAATTGCTGAAACAAAAATGCCTGACTTAAATGCAGCATCAGTAGAAGCAGCTATGAGAATTATAGCTGGATCAGCAAGATCAATGGGAATAAAAATAGTAGACTAA